In Thermoanaerobacterium xylanolyticum LX-11, the genomic window ATTCTTTTGCCAAAGATTTTGTCAAACCTATAATTCCAGCTTTAGATGCCGCATAATTGGATTGTCCTGCATTTCCAATCACGCCTACTACTGAAGATATGTTTATAATTTTTCCTTTTCTTCTTTTTATCATATACTTAGAAACAAATTTTATTACATTAAAAGTTCCCTTTAAATTAACATCTATAACATTATCCCAGTCGTCTTCTGACATTCTAAGTATAAGGTTATCTTTTGTTATTCCAGCATTATTTACAACAACGTCAATATCGCCAAACATATCGATTATGTCATTGACCATCTTTTCAACTTCATTATAATTTGAAATATCACATTTCAAAGCACAAGCTTCAACGCCAAACTTTTTAGCTTCTTCAACAGTCTCTATAGCATCCTTCGAACTTTTTGAATAATTAATTACGACATTATATCCGTCTTCTGCTAACTTTAAGGCGATAGCTTTCCCTATCCCTTTTCCT contains:
- the fabG gene encoding 3-oxoacyl-[acyl-carrier-protein] reductase, whose amino-acid sequence is MDREIKTALVTGGGKGIGKAIALKLAEDGYNVVINYSKSSKDAIETVEEAKKFGVEACALKCDISNYNEVEKMVNDIIDMFGDIDVVVNNAGITKDNLILRMSEDDWDNVIDVNLKGTFNVIKFVSKYMIKRRKGKIINISSVVGVIGNAGQSNYAASKAGIIGLTKSLAKELASRGITVNAIAPGFIETDMTDVLSETVKLSMLNSIPLKRAGKPQDIANVVSFLASNASDYITGQVINVDGGMVM